In Lutra lutra chromosome 13, mLutLut1.2, whole genome shotgun sequence, one genomic interval encodes:
- the LOC125083518 gene encoding elongin-C-like: MDGEEKTYGGCEGPDAMYVKLISSDGHEFIVKREHALTSGTIKATLSGPSQFAENETNEVNFREIPSHVLSKVCMYFTYKVRYTNSSTEIPEFPIAPEIALELLMAANFLDC; the protein is encoded by the coding sequence atggatggagaagagaaaaccTATGGTGGGTGTGAAGGCCCTGATGCCATGTATGTCAAATTGATATCTTCGGATGGTCATGAATTTATTGTAAAAAGAGAACATGCGCTAACATCCGGAACAATAAAAGCCACGTTGAGTGGCCCAAGTCAGTTTGCTGAGAACGAAACTAATGAAGTCAATTTTAGAGAGATCCCTTCACATGTGCTATCAAAAGTATGCATGTATTTTACCTACAAGGTTCGCTACACTAACAGCTCCACAGAGATTCCTGAATTCCCAATTGCACCTGAAATTGCACTAGAACTGCTGATGGCTGCGAACTTCCTagattgttaa